In Lentilitoribacter sp. Alg239-R112, the following proteins share a genomic window:
- the ugpC gene encoding sn-glycerol-3-phosphate ABC transporter ATP-binding protein UgpC, translating into MANISLKKVNKRWGNFVGVHEFNLEIADKEFLVLLGPSGCGKTTTMRMIAGLEDVTSGEIQIGDKVVNDLEPKDRDIAMVFQSYGLYPNMTVWENIRFPLKVRKVDPAMHEERVQRAVDMVELNDFTHRRPAELSGGQRQRVALARAIVRKPQVFLMDEPLSNLDAKLRVSTRAQIKNLHHELAVTTIYVTHDQIEAMTLADRVVVMNKGKVQQVGTPVDIYDKPQNTFVASFIGSPAMNLIEGELKDGTFTTSNVKISGLTKKHNGKITLGYRAEDAGIADVSSSISAPVYSMELLGDATMVTVRINGVLLSVKAGKEYRANIGDHVHYTIAPEICHLFDSETGERVADS; encoded by the coding sequence ATGGCCAATATTAGTTTGAAAAAAGTCAACAAGCGCTGGGGCAATTTTGTCGGAGTGCATGAATTTAATCTTGAAATTGCAGACAAAGAGTTTCTAGTGTTGCTCGGCCCGTCTGGCTGCGGCAAGACAACAACGATGCGAATGATTGCTGGGCTTGAAGATGTGACATCTGGAGAGATCCAAATCGGAGATAAAGTTGTCAACGATCTTGAACCAAAAGACAGAGATATTGCCATGGTATTCCAAAGTTATGGCCTATATCCGAACATGACGGTTTGGGAAAATATACGTTTCCCGCTCAAAGTTCGTAAAGTTGATCCTGCAATGCATGAGGAGCGCGTTCAACGCGCCGTTGACATGGTGGAACTAAATGACTTCACGCATCGTCGTCCCGCAGAATTGTCAGGCGGCCAGCGCCAGCGGGTGGCACTTGCGCGGGCTATCGTTCGCAAACCACAAGTATTTTTGATGGATGAGCCGTTATCCAACCTTGATGCTAAGTTGCGCGTTTCAACACGCGCTCAAATCAAAAACCTGCATCACGAGCTTGCTGTTACAACAATTTATGTAACGCATGATCAGATCGAAGCAATGACTTTGGCGGACCGCGTTGTGGTGATGAATAAGGGTAAAGTTCAGCAGGTCGGCACACCGGTAGATATTTATGACAAGCCACAAAATACATTTGTTGCTAGCTTCATTGGTTCACCTGCGATGAACTTGATTGAGGGTGAACTTAAAGACGGTACATTTACGACAAGTAACGTAAAGATTTCCGGCTTAACAAAAAAGCATAACGGCAAAATCACTCTTGGCTATCGTGCGGAAGACGCCGGCATAGCGGATGTTAGTAGCTCGATAAGTGCACCAGTTTACTCCATGGAATTACTCGGTGATGCCACCATGGTAACAGTTCGAATTAACGGCGTTTTGCTATCGGTCAAAGCTGGAAAAGAGTACCGAGCAAACATCGGTGATCATGTGCACTACACGATTGCGCCAGAAATCTGCCATTTGTTTGATAGCGAAACTGGTGAACGAGTTGCCGATAGCTGA
- a CDS encoding sugar ABC transporter permease has translation MKHKTFFWFILPTALAMVLFIAMPIVSIVTQSLFTPHEQAFMTVENCDPFGCKKETIIDTKAMAQLNEEKPLGKFAGLSIYLDRNHLAASEVTNAWSSTDSFGEFLSAVNNLPFYRAMGFTLSYTFIVTPLLIVLGFAIAIAVNSLHGSIKGLIIFFSLLPMIINPLVGSLILFWMVDARGIFGSALQWLFDDPTLSLKASTTLTWIMLMVYGVWHSAPFAFVVFYAGLQTLPQDTLESAMIDGASRWERIRYVVIPHIMPLVTFVALIQLMDNFKVFEPIVGFNAEAHAQSLSWFIYNDLSGEIKLLSSASTTSVLTVIGVAILLSPVLVRTWRDFTRKA, from the coding sequence ATGAAACATAAAACGTTTTTTTGGTTCATCCTGCCGACAGCACTTGCAATGGTTCTTTTCATTGCGATGCCTATCGTATCGATTGTTACACAATCACTTTTCACGCCTCATGAACAGGCATTTATGACTGTTGAAAATTGTGATCCGTTTGGCTGTAAGAAAGAGACAATTATTGATACGAAAGCGATGGCGCAACTTAACGAAGAAAAACCGCTTGGTAAGTTTGCTGGCCTATCGATTTATCTTGATCGCAACCACCTAGCGGCAAGTGAAGTGACTAACGCTTGGAGCAGTACCGATAGTTTTGGTGAATTCCTTTCTGCCGTTAATAATCTGCCCTTTTATAGAGCTATGGGTTTTACGCTGAGTTATACATTCATCGTAACCCCCCTTCTTATTGTTCTTGGCTTTGCAATCGCAATTGCAGTTAATTCGCTACATGGCTCTATTAAAGGATTAATCATCTTTTTCTCTTTGTTACCCATGATCATTAATCCTCTTGTAGGTTCACTTATTTTATTTTGGATGGTCGATGCACGCGGTATTTTTGGTTCTGCATTGCAATGGTTGTTTGACGACCCAACTCTCTCGCTTAAGGCATCGACAACGCTGACATGGATCATGCTCATGGTCTACGGTGTGTGGCACTCAGCACCATTCGCCTTTGTTGTTTTTTACGCTGGTTTGCAGACCTTGCCACAGGATACGCTTGAATCAGCAATGATTGACGGCGCTTCAAGGTGGGAACGCATCCGCTATGTTGTTATTCCGCATATTATGCCACTCGTCACATTTGTTGCGCTTATTCAATTAATGGATAACTTCAAGGTATTCGAACCTATTGTTGGGTTTAATGCAGAGGCGCACGCTCAATCATTATCATGGTTTATTTATAATGATCTAAGTGGGGAGATCAAACTGCTCTCCTCTGCATCAACAACGTCAGTTTTGACTGTCATCGGCGTTGCTATCTTGCTTTCACCTGTCCTTGTCCGCACTTGGCGCGACTTTACGAGAAAGGCTTGA
- a CDS encoding carbohydrate ABC transporter permease: protein MSSVAMRRSPTVKFFSYGFLAIWLVLAAFPFIWTLWGSFKFELDFFSISDWTDAITGTRTFAETGSAFTGAGYEGAWVQEEFWRAVLNTFIVCFFTVITSLTIGTLGGYALSRSTFKYAFWLLMIALIFRAVPPITLVSGYLLPFYEWNLWGILPTSIIVLVAINQPFTLWMLHSFFTKIPKDLDESAMVDGCTRFQAFRYVIIPVMWPGVITTGLFSFLLAYNDFAVTAMLLAKENQTMVPKIASFLGTTQTEGNVMFAVAAVVSATVPVFILVMFFQRQIVSGLTAGAVKG, encoded by the coding sequence ATGTCTTCAGTTGCAATGCGCAGATCACCAACAGTAAAGTTTTTCTCCTATGGCTTTCTTGCCATTTGGTTAGTCCTAGCTGCATTTCCATTCATTTGGACGCTTTGGGGTTCATTTAAATTTGAGCTAGACTTCTTCTCTATCTCTGATTGGACCGATGCCATAACGGGTACGAGAACGTTTGCCGAAACCGGTAGTGCTTTCACGGGTGCTGGCTATGAAGGGGCCTGGGTACAAGAGGAGTTTTGGAGAGCAGTTCTCAATACATTCATCGTTTGCTTTTTTACCGTCATAACGTCTCTTACTATTGGAACACTTGGCGGTTACGCGCTTTCCCGTTCGACATTTAAATATGCGTTTTGGCTTCTTATGATCGCGCTCATTTTTCGTGCTGTGCCACCAATTACACTTGTTTCCGGTTATCTATTACCGTTTTATGAATGGAACCTTTGGGGCATATTACCAACCTCAATCATTGTATTGGTGGCAATCAATCAACCCTTCACCTTGTGGATGTTACATTCATTCTTCACCAAAATCCCAAAAGATCTTGATGAAAGCGCCATGGTTGACGGTTGCACAAGGTTCCAAGCTTTCCGCTATGTCATCATACCTGTCATGTGGCCGGGTGTTATCACAACCGGATTATTTTCATTTTTGTTGGCCTATAATGACTTCGCTGTCACAGCCATGCTTCTTGCAAAAGAAAATCAAACCATGGTTCCAAAAATTGCGAGCTTCCTAGGTACAACGCAAACCGAGGGGAATGTGATGTTTGCCGTTGCTGCGGTGGTATCTGCTACTGTGCCGGTATTCATTCTTGTCATGTTCTTCCAACGTCAAATTGTTAGTGGTCTGACCGCTGGCGCAGTTAAAGGTTAA